A genomic stretch from Aedes albopictus strain Foshan chromosome 2, AalbF5, whole genome shotgun sequence includes:
- the LOC109408924 gene encoding large ribosomal subunit protein eL18 isoform X2, with protein sequence MGIDINHKWDRKVRRTKPKSLDVYLRLLVKLYRFLYRRTHKKFNKIILRRLFMSRTNQPPISLSRVAKLMKLRGKDENTIAVVVGTVTNDDRKLYCPKMNVCALRVTEKARERILKWGGKIYTFDQLALVAPTGKNTVLMQGERTAREAFTHFGRAPGVPHSNTRPYVQSKGRKYEKARGRRSSCGFKN encoded by the exons ATG GGTATTGATATCAATCACAAGTGGGACCGTAAGGTTCGCCGTACCAAGCCCAAGTCGTTGGACGTGTACCTGCGGCTGCTGGTCAAG CTCTACCGCTTCCTGTACCGCAGAACGCACAAGAAGTTCAACAAAATTATTCTGCGTCGTCTGTTTATGAGCAGAACTAATCAGCCACCAATTTCGCTGTCCCGAGTGGCAAAGTTGATGAAGCTGCGCGGCAAGGATGAGAACACCATCGCCGTTGTTGTTGGCACCGTTACCAACGATGACCGCAAGTTGTACTGCCCGAAGATGAACGTTTGTGCCCTGCGTGTGACGGAGAAGGCCCGTGAGCGTATTCTCAAGTGGGGAGGTAAGATCTACACCTTCGATCAGTTGGCGCTGGTTGCCCCAACCGGAAAGAACACCGTCCTGATGCAAGGAGAACGTACCGCTCGCGAAGCATTCACCCACTTCGGACGTGCCCCTGGTGTGCCACACTCCAACACCCGGCCCTATGTTCAGTCGAAGGGACGCAAATACGAGAAGGCTCGTGGTCGCCGCAGCAGCTGTGGTTTCAAGAACTAA
- the LOC109622517 gene encoding folliculin, which produces MNAIIALCHFCETHGPGAVFCTQTLRETNIQLLDIHFDSEKKGCAACNSVGNSIGLVSKDPDSNAHFVSSQIPVINETIELVRKAAFRSISSEVSSGGEGGGGLVFFGDAHRGHVLSHSFHLMDSEARGFTKLFSIVILMKDKMFLLNIQPFLADCLNKISKELQGYAKTVHDEDLKAQGSQRAQRITQGYASNPSKTRSLVELTGKESIFAYLHAHFTFVLWAGARYLTESITLGSPSVPAWLGRDTEEGFTMVQTEKEGYLMRRMGYGKTEDESDRIDERSKAKYSLKAFRQILNSDFSSVCFCVITGIQIVIRGPYVKGACLARNLRKMLPEPLHKLVRTQAESYKAANECRIINLSQDAVAPNPSAGIMRIDLLDDRETVAVCVWDGDLPKKLPTLHQKIINAVDEKLFTDLVLDKHLRALIEEWKNKVVCIRKMSSNQDVAKMKKILGIQQHDQVLLNYWLSHL; this is translated from the exons ATGAATGCTATTATTGCGTTGTGCCATTTCTGTGAAACTCATG GTCCCGGAGCGGTGTTCTGCACGCAAACCCTTCGCGAAACCAACATCCAGCTGCTGGACATCCACTTCGATAGCGAGAAAAAAGGATGCGCAGCCTGCAACTCCGTCGGCAACAGCATCGGTCTGGTCAGCAAGGACCCGGACAGCAATGCCCACTTCGTAAGCAGCCAAATCCCGGTCATCAACGAAACGATCGAACTGGTAAGGAAAGCTGCCTTCCGAAGTATTAGCAGCGAGGTCAGTTCCGGCGGCGAAGGGGGAGGCGGATTGGTGTTCTTCGGGGATGCCCATCGGGGCCACGTGCTGAGTCATAGCTTCCACCTGATGGATTCGGAAGCCCGTGGATTTACCAAGCTGTTTTCGATCGTGATTCTGATGAAGGACAAAATGTTTCTTCTGAACATACAACCCTTTCTGGCCGATTGCTTGAATAAAATATCTAAAGAATTGCAAGGATACGCCAAGACGGTCCATGACGAGGACCTGAAAGCACAAGGATCACAACGAGCTCAGAGAATAACCCAAGGATATGCAAGCAATCCATCCAAAACAAGGTCGCTGGTCGAATTAACTGGAAAGGAATCAATCTTTGCGTATTTGCATGCTCACTTTACCTTTGTCCTGTGGGCAGGGGCAAGATATTTAACGGAAAGTATCACTTTGGGAAGCCCATCCGTTCCAGCTTGGTTGGGGCGGGATACCGAGGAAGGCTTCACGATGGTTCAAACAGAAAAGGAAGGTTACCTAATGAGACGCATGGGCTACGGCAAGACTGAGGATGAGAGCGATCGTATCGATGAACGATCAAAGGCCAAATACTCGCTGAAAGCTTTCCGACAGATACTGAATTCGGACTTTTCCTCAGTGTGCTTCTGCGTCATCACGGGAATCCAGATAGTGATCCGGGGACCGTACGTGAAAGGGGCTTGCTTGGCGAGGAATCTGAGAAAGATGCTACCGGAACCGTTGCACAAACTGGTCCGAACACAGGCGGAATCCTACAAGGCTGCCAACGAATGCAGAATCATTAATCTGAGCCAAGATGCTGTGGCTCCGAATCCATCGGCTGGGATCATGAGAATCGATCTGCTGGATGACCGGGAAACCGTAGCCGTTTGCGTCTGGGATGGCGATTTACCCAAAAAAC TACCAACGCTGCATCAAAAAATCATCAACGCTGTAGACGAAAAACTCTTCACGGATTTGGTTCTGGACAAACATCTCCGAGCATTGATTGAGGAATGGAAAAA CAAAGTGGTCTGCATCCGGAAGATGAGCTCCAACCAGGACGTGGCCAAGATGAAGAAAATCCTGGGCATCCAGCAGCACGACCAGGTGCTGCTCAACTACTGGCTCAGTCACTTATGA
- the LOC109622518 gene encoding putative glycerol kinase 5, with the protein MGTAVKYVAALNVDATLVKCYVYAVFRDSSRLEVVGSGSDHITFVYPAIGRIEIDHAKLWTSVIYTIKTAMEEANLTAKQIAFLALTAHRGSFTCWNRSNGMVYHNFITAQDQRADQMVKECNEEFMFKTFKASSGLLHYVTRNQRYLSQKEFEVTNSHVTMRLAWMLENCPGIQHDQEVGNVLFGTIDAWLLYRFRQGDDSKREVEHISDVTSCAATGFYDPFTHEWTQWAPMLYPIKKDMLPKVVNNSYDFGYIHASLFGSAIKIGTSMSNISAALWGTGSFDRTDLYIRIDSSAVVNIITGPTCMGSEHGLVPTVAYMWTHRISDHEERSYVLEKICNDCTTVIDWGIKIGLFTNPDDASTLASSVPDTNGVFYIPAFSVFGVRDITAGSSFIGMKKSTRKEHLVRALLESLVYRVALLYVSAHKEIQNQEIDDFRKIKVDGSVARNDFICQTLADITGLPVERSDVVDASAFGAVLLAGINEGLLRSKQDAMSLRKVDKVFTPHPNYKLKLLRNMRCWENIVEKFKEHQ; encoded by the exons ATGGGAACCGCGGTGAAATACGTCGCAGCGTTAAACGTAGATGCAACGCTGGTCAAGTGCTATGTCTACGCAGTGTTTCGCGATTCATCCCGTCTGGAAGTCGTGGGATCGGGCAGCGATCAC ATCACGTTTGTCTATCCAGCAATAGGGCGTATAGAAATCGATCATGCTAAACTATGGACCAGTGTTATTTATACGATCAAAACAGCTATGGAAG AGGCCAATCTGACGGCCAAGCAGATTGCGTTCCTCGCCTTGACTGCACATCGAGGGTCGTTCACCTGCTGGAATCGATCGAACGGAATGGTGTATCACAACTTTATCACCGCACAAGATCAACGTGCTGATCAAATGGTGAAAGAGTGCAACGAGGAGTTCATGTTCAAAACGTTCAAGGCCAGTTCGGGTCTGTTGCATTACGTTACACGAAACCAACGATATCTAAGCCAAAAGGAGTTCGAAGTCACGAATTCTCACGTTACTATGCGTTTGGCATGGATGCTAGAGAACTGCCCAGGAATTCAGCACGATCAGGAAGTAGGAAATGTTCTGTTTGGAACTATCGATGCGTGGTTGTTGTATCGTTTTAGGCAAGGTGATGATTCAAAGCGTGAAGTGGAACATATTAGCGATGTGACTAGCTGTGCTGCTACTGGATTCTACGATCCTTTTACACACGAGTGGACGCAGTGGGCTCCCATGCTGTATCCCATAAAG aaagaCATGCTGCCGAAAGTTGTGAACAACTCGTACGATTTTGGATACATTCACGCATCCCTTTTCGGAAGTGCTATCAAGATAGGAACATCG ATGTCCAACATTTCCGCCGCGCTTTGGGGCACCGGTTCCTTCGACCGTACCGATCTCTATATCAGAATTGACAGTTCTGCCGTAGTAAACATCATTACGGGCCCCACTTGTATGGGTTCAGAGCATGGATTAGTTCCGACGGTCGCCTACATGTGGACTCACCGTATCTCCGATCACGAAGAACGATCCTACGTGCTGGAGAAAATTTGCAACGATTGTACCACCGTCATTGACTGGGGCATAAAGATCGGACTGTTCACCAACCCTGACGATGCGTCCACCTTGGCAAGTTCTGTACCCGACACCAATGGAGTCTTCTACATACCTGCCTTCAGTGTATTTGGTGTTCGTGACATAACCGCAGGGTCCAGTTTCATCGGTATGAAAAAATCCACCCGCAAAGAACATCTGGTTCGCGCGCTGCTGGAAAGTCTCGTCTACCGAGTTGCCCTTTTGTATGTCAGCGCCCACAAGGAAATTCAGAATCAAGAAATCGACGATTTCCGCAAAATAAAGGTAGATGGATCCGTCGCCCGGAACGACTTCATCTGTCAGACATTGGCCGACATCACAGGGCTACCGGTGGAGAGATCCGATGTTGTGGATGCTTCAGCATTCGGTGCCGTCTTGCTGGCGGGTATTAACGAGGGCTTGCTGCGGAGCAAACAAGACGCCATGAGCCTGCGAAAGGTGGACAAGGTATTCACACCTCATCCAAACTACAAGCTGAAGCTTCTTAGGAACATGAGGTGCTGGGAAAATATCGTAGAAAAATTTAAAGAGCATCAGTAA
- the LOC109408903 gene encoding regulator of MON1-CCZ1 complex: MDRTSDFQHYYLELSPDPVRFDAVSQLTNVFFDDAKQQVFAVRSGGATGIVVKSAYDAQNISFCMEDRGTIRSIKFAPDNQILAVQRNETAVEFVPFNTSNQPIVAEMLIHQGKNTIYGFVWVHDRQVALISNAGVEIFQLNMEKRTLKSVKSLNSSVSWFSFCPTSNFALLSSNNGSILTPVLLKPSTITKLPRLELGAGQSCTGRDVTLAQLYGTNAIMILKQLQNRQFEVVIYLLNGPGLAPRKSHILRLGQSGRFAMNIVDDVVVVHHQATATSMLFDIALGGGEIDANSGAVIHQPIIPAKAIKPFALEVPSISLDGKTVNCDLYSQHWVLFQPNIVIDAKLGCLWSVLLKLNSLCTLITDRIRLVEFLLQRTDGKSALLNVLKEMMSTNYSGTMLPIIESVFNKLNSLYKSVLDNELQSQMALMALSSKTASQKHMVTPRVLIDQADMYTAVFSCITEAEQLGKILLLYLHSLSRHGIAPSHELSKQIVIDLVNHKQFDTLQNLLKYSALNESKPLACFLLSLSNSHPSISQMALDMLARLNANEIILEVLLEKGQVVEALRIAKQMPGADSLPARKYLEAAFKTKDALVFHSVYNFFQAKNIRVRGSPDFLKHEQCGEYVQHYQTLISTQCL, from the exons ATGGACAGAACGTCGGACTTTCAGCATTACTATCTGGAGCTATCGCCGGATCCGGTACGATTCGATGCCGTAAGCCAGCTGACGAATGTTTTCTTCGACGATGCCAAACAGCAG GTATTCGCCGTTCGTTCCGGTGGTGCGACGGGAATCGTGGTCAAGAGCGCATACGATGCCCAGAACATCTCCTTCTGCATGGAAGACCGAGGTACCATTCGGTCGATCAAGTTTGCACCGGACAACCAAATACTGGCCGTTCAACGGAACGAAACCGCGGTCGAGTTCGTCCCATTCAACACAAGTAACCAGCCTATCGTGGCCGAAATGCTGATCCACCAGGGCAAGAATACAATCTACGGATTTGTGTGGGTTCATGACCGACAGGTGGCGCTAATCTCCAATGCCGGAGTAGAAATCTTCCAGCTGAACATGGAGAAACGAACTCTGAAATCGGTGAAGTCGCTGAACTCATCGGTCAGCTGGTTCAGCTTCTGTCCAACATCGAACTTCGCTTTACTATCCTCAAATAATGGGTCGATCTTGACGCCGGTGCTGTTGAAACCATCTACCATCACAAAACTCCCCCGTCTGGAACTGGGTGCTGGTCAGAGCTGTACCGGACGGGACGTAACCTTGGCTCAGCTGTACGGAACCAACGCCATCATGATCCTGAAGCAGCTACAGAACCGTCAGTTCGAAGTGGTTATCTACCTGTTGAACGGGCCCGGTTTGGCCCCACGCAAATCGCACATTCTTCGGCTGGGGCAGAGTGGACGCTTCGCTATGAACATCGTCGACGATGTGGTGGTGGTGCATCACCAGGCAACGGCTACCTCGATGCTGTTCGACATAGCCCTCGGGGGAGGCGAGATAGATGCCAATTCCGGAGCGGTTATCCACCAGCCGATAATACCCGCAAAAGCAATCAAACCTTTTGCACTAGAAGTGCCGAGCATTTCGCTTGATGGGAAGACAGTCAATTGCGATCTTT ATTCACAACATTGGGTTCTGTTCCAGCCGAACATTGTCATCGATGCCAAACTGGGTTGTCTTTGGTCTGTACTGTTGAAGCTGAACTCGCTATGCACCCTCATCACCGATCGGATCCGGTTGGTGGAGTTTCTGCTGCAACGAACCGATGGCAAGTCTGCTCTGCTGAACGTACTCAAAGAGATGATGAGTACCAACTATAGCGGGACCATGCTGCCCATTATCGAAAGTGTTTTCAACAAGTTGAACTCGTTGTACAAAAGTGTGCTGGACAATGAGCTGCAAAGTCAGATGGCCCTGATGGCTCTCTCCAGCAAGACTGCGTCCCAAAAGCATATGGTCACTCCACGGGTTCTAATCGACCAAGCCGACATGTATACGGCCGTGTTCTCCTGTATCACCGAAGCCGAACAACTTGGTAAGATCTTACTGCTCTACTTGCATTCCCTATCCCGTCACGGTATTGCTCCGAGCCATGAACTGAGCAAGCAGATCGTAATCGACCTGGTGAACCACAAGCAGTTCGACACACTCCAGAACCTGCTCAAGTACTCTGCGCTGAACGAATCGAAACCGTTGGCATGCTTCCTGCTGTCGCTGTCCAACTCGCATCCCTCGATTTCGCAAATGGCACTGGACATGCTGGCTCGTCTCAATGCCAACGAAATCATTCTGGAGGTTCTGCTGGAGAAGGGACAGGTCGTGGAGGCGCTTCGGATTGCCAAGCAAATGCCAGGAGCGGATTCCCTGCCGGCCAGAAAGTATCTCGAGGCGGCGTTCAAAACCAAAGACGCGCTCGTGTTCCACTCGGTGTACAACTTCTTCCAGGCTAAGAACATAAGGGTGCGAGGTTCGCCGGATTTCCTGAAAC atgaacAATGTGGGGAATATGTGCAACACTATCAGACGTTGATCAGCACGCAATGTTTGTAA